One Meiothermus sp. QL-1 DNA segment encodes these proteins:
- a CDS encoding response regulator, producing MAKLIAVDDSMADLKLIESILSPLHQVVLYQGGENVERHIEAEKPDAVLLDVVMPGRNGYEILRSLRRNEATRHIPVLIISSKGEPTDIEWGKRQGANGYLTKPYTPEALRQAVQELLV from the coding sequence ATGGCCAAACTCATCGCGGTGGACGACTCAATGGCCGATCTAAAGCTCATCGAGAGCATCCTTTCGCCCCTGCACCAGGTGGTGCTCTACCAGGGCGGCGAGAACGTGGAGCGCCACATCGAGGCTGAAAAACCCGATGCGGTTCTCCTGGATGTGGTGATGCCCGGACGTAACGGCTACGAAATTCTGCGCTCCTTGCGGCGCAACGAGGCCACCAGGCACATTCCCGTGCTCATCATCAGCTCTAAAGGTGAGCCCACCGACATTGAGTGGGGCAAGCGCCAGGGGGCCAACGGCTACCTGACCAAGCCCTACACCCCCGAAGCCCTGCGCCAGGCCGTGCAAGAACTGCTCGTCTAG
- a CDS encoding universal stress protein, which translates to MFQLILLAFDGSTHAQKAATLAADLARRYGARLLVLHAFDPVPDYLGEPFLQQAIARRTEAAERVAAEARVLLEGLSDLEIEILEGPPAEAILRAAEVRQPDLIVMGTRGLGQLKGLLLGSQSQKVLAHAPCPVLLVR; encoded by the coding sequence GTGTTCCAGTTGATTTTGCTGGCCTTCGACGGTTCAACGCATGCCCAAAAAGCGGCCACCCTAGCGGCCGATCTGGCCCGCCGCTACGGGGCTCGCCTCCTGGTTTTGCACGCCTTCGATCCGGTTCCCGACTACTTAGGGGAGCCCTTCTTGCAACAAGCCATCGCCCGCCGCACCGAGGCGGCAGAGCGGGTGGCGGCGGAAGCGCGGGTTCTGTTGGAGGGGCTGTCGGACCTGGAGATAGAAATACTGGAAGGCCCCCCAGCGGAGGCCATTTTGAGGGCGGCCGAGGTGCGCCAGCCCGACCTGATTGTGATGGGCACTCGAGGTCTAGGGCAGCTCAAGGGGCTGCTTCTGGGCAGCCAGAGCCAAAAAGTGCTGGCCCACGCCCCCTGCCCGGTGCTCCTGGTGCGCTAG
- a CDS encoding MHYT domain-containing protein yields the protein MQANHLPIEHDPLLVGASFVIAIFASYAALVIIERLRQGSKHPAWLWMGASTYGMGVWAMHFTAMTALRLESLVAAYDPLLTLLSVVWAILGAAAAFHLVRTPRVGPLQVLGAGFFLGTGIGAMHYTGMLAMRLEARLSFDPLLAVLSVLVAVVLGAFGMWTLTSALFSRFRFRYLLTTTLTGLAIPFMHYTAMLAARFTPVEQSHSMAAVHGLFSLNLFILLAVTLTALPLFASAMLEAAAERGPEVET from the coding sequence ATGCAAGCCAATCATCTTCCCATCGAGCACGACCCCCTCTTGGTGGGCGCCTCATTCGTCATCGCCATCTTCGCCTCGTATGCGGCGCTGGTCATCATCGAACGCCTGCGCCAGGGCAGCAAGCACCCTGCCTGGCTCTGGATGGGCGCCAGCACCTACGGAATGGGGGTCTGGGCCATGCACTTCACCGCCATGACCGCCCTGCGGCTGGAGAGCCTGGTCGCTGCTTATGACCCCCTGCTCACCCTGCTCTCGGTCGTCTGGGCCATTTTAGGCGCTGCGGCGGCTTTCCACTTGGTGCGCACCCCCAGGGTGGGCCCCCTGCAGGTGCTGGGGGCGGGGTTCTTTCTGGGAACGGGCATCGGGGCCATGCACTATACCGGCATGCTGGCCATGCGCCTCGAGGCCCGTCTCAGCTTCGACCCCCTGCTGGCGGTGCTATCGGTGCTGGTGGCGGTAGTCCTGGGCGCCTTCGGGATGTGGACCCTGACCAGCGCCCTCTTCAGCCGCTTCCGCTTCCGCTACCTCCTCACCACCACCCTGACCGGCCTGGCCATCCCCTTCATGCACTACACCGCCATGCTGGCCGCCCGATTCACCCCGGTGGAGCAAAGCCATAGCATGGCCGCGGTCCACGGACTTTTCTCGCTCAACCTGTTCATTCTGCTGGCCGTAACCCTCACCGCCCTGCCGCTCTTCGCCAGCGCCATGCTGGAGGCCGCAGCCGAGCGCGGCCCGGAGGTCGAGACGTGA
- a CDS encoding methyl-accepting chemotaxis protein: protein MIRSRPKPTLRPFPAETVIFRSGGLLGSLKIWQKLLLISLAFLAPIGLITLALYRENQQRFDASYNAYTALGYLRLAQQLFFAIDQHQRALERKDPRLEAIAARADEALAQLQELNTNLGERWGWGLTEKIAQVRYDWERIKTQGPTISVLNSFEANQLLLQTLRELMEEVSHSSGLTMLPASDIHYLDQSIADTLPKFYLELSRVRNLGQYALSRGSISVSERIELNAMARRMSQSLNDLARELETAYRQNPRLEALLEDFARTDPLVRDAYALAVREVALPPRLDLDPRIYAETFDKALGSLETYNQALMARLEGLLSQRIAGILREQLLIFIGIALALALTFALAGTVVRSITRPVNQLFTASTRLRRGDLSVQVPIQSSDELGSLARTFNETVVQLRAKAEADAEQLRQSRILQENIAAFLNVAMEIAQGDLTKRGRVTEDVLGNVVDAVNLTVEEIAYLLKQVREAAEMVNQRAARMAESSRSVQEKAESQAELSARARIEALDTTDEIRRMAAQILEGTALVMQAKEAALEGQGAVQNTLGGMQNIRREVQSISKSIKGLSDRSLEISEVVETISRIAKQTNLLALNAAIEAAGAGEAGARFAVVADQVRKLAEDAARAAQRVALLVKGIQSEIQSVVISVEGGTREVEQGYRIATEAGQKLEQIAALAQRTAEAARLLTENAEKQVERVEEVTHLVQSIYDTALQTDEESRKSRQTAEELQSLAHQLTQGLARFRLPA from the coding sequence GTGATCCGGTCAAGACCCAAACCCACCCTACGCCCCTTCCCAGCGGAGACCGTAATCTTCCGCAGCGGCGGCCTCCTGGGCTCGCTTAAAATCTGGCAAAAGCTCCTTCTAATCAGCCTGGCCTTCCTCGCTCCCATCGGGCTCATTACCCTGGCCCTCTACCGCGAAAACCAGCAGCGCTTCGACGCCAGCTACAACGCCTACACCGCCCTCGGCTACCTGCGCCTGGCCCAGCAGCTCTTCTTTGCCATCGACCAGCACCAGCGGGCCCTCGAGCGGAAAGACCCCCGGCTCGAGGCCATCGCCGCCCGAGCCGACGAGGCACTGGCGCAACTGCAGGAGCTCAACACCAACTTAGGTGAGCGCTGGGGCTGGGGGCTGACCGAGAAAATTGCCCAGGTGCGCTACGACTGGGAGCGTATCAAGACCCAGGGCCCCACCATCAGCGTCCTGAACAGCTTCGAGGCCAACCAGCTTCTCCTCCAGACTCTGCGCGAGCTGATGGAAGAGGTGAGCCACTCTTCGGGGCTGACTATGCTGCCTGCCAGCGACATCCACTATCTAGACCAATCCATCGCTGACACCCTTCCCAAGTTCTACCTGGAGCTCAGCCGGGTGCGCAACCTGGGGCAGTACGCGCTGAGCCGGGGCTCGATTAGCGTGAGCGAGCGGATTGAGCTCAACGCCATGGCCCGCCGGATGAGCCAGAGCCTCAACGACCTGGCGCGGGAGCTCGAGACCGCCTACCGTCAAAACCCGCGGCTCGAGGCCCTGCTAGAAGACTTTGCCCGCACCGACCCCCTGGTGCGGGACGCCTACGCCCTGGCTGTTCGCGAGGTTGCCCTGCCGCCCCGGCTGGACCTGGACCCCCGCATCTACGCCGAGACCTTCGACAAGGCGCTGGGCAGCCTGGAGACCTACAACCAAGCCCTCATGGCCCGGCTAGAGGGGCTGCTGAGCCAGCGCATCGCCGGTATCCTGCGGGAGCAGCTTCTGATCTTCATCGGTATCGCGCTGGCCCTGGCCCTCACCTTTGCCCTGGCCGGTACGGTGGTCCGCTCCATCACCCGCCCGGTGAACCAGCTCTTCACCGCTTCTACCCGGCTGCGCAGGGGAGACCTGAGCGTGCAGGTGCCCATCCAGTCCTCCGACGAGCTGGGCTCGCTGGCCCGCACCTTCAACGAGACCGTGGTCCAGCTCAGGGCCAAGGCCGAGGCCGACGCCGAGCAGTTGCGGCAAAGCCGAATCCTGCAGGAGAACATCGCGGCCTTCCTGAACGTGGCCATGGAAATTGCCCAGGGCGACCTGACCAAGCGGGGCCGGGTAACCGAGGACGTGCTGGGCAACGTGGTGGACGCGGTTAACCTGACTGTGGAGGAGATCGCCTACCTGCTCAAGCAGGTGCGCGAGGCCGCCGAGATGGTGAACCAGAGGGCAGCAAGGATGGCCGAAAGCTCCAGAAGCGTGCAGGAGAAGGCCGAGTCCCAGGCCGAGCTCTCGGCCCGGGCCCGCATCGAGGCTCTGGACACCACCGACGAGATCCGCCGGATGGCCGCACAAATCCTGGAGGGCACCGCTTTGGTGATGCAGGCCAAGGAGGCCGCGCTGGAGGGCCAGGGGGCGGTGCAGAACACCCTGGGCGGCATGCAGAACATCCGCCGCGAGGTGCAAAGCATCTCCAAGAGCATCAAGGGGCTCTCCGACCGCTCGCTGGAGATTTCCGAGGTGGTCGAGACCATCTCCCGCATCGCCAAGCAGACCAACCTGCTAGCCCTGAACGCGGCCATCGAGGCCGCTGGGGCCGGGGAGGCCGGGGCCCGTTTCGCGGTGGTGGCCGACCAGGTGCGCAAGCTGGCTGAGGACGCAGCCCGGGCCGCCCAGCGGGTGGCCCTGCTGGTCAAGGGCATCCAAAGCGAGATCCAAAGCGTGGTGATCTCGGTGGAGGGGGGAACCCGCGAGGTGGAGCAGGGCTACCGCATCGCCACCGAAGCCGGGCAGAAGCTCGAGCAGATCGCTGCCCTGGCCCAGCGAACCGCTGAGGCCGCCCGCCTCCTGACCGAAAACGCGGAAAAGCAAGTGGAACGGGTGGAGGAAGTGACCCATCTGGTGCAGAGCATCTACGACACCGCTCTGCAAACCGACGAGGAAAGCCGCAAAAGCCGCCAAACCGCCGAGGAGCTGCAGAGCCTGGCGCATCAGCTCACCCAGGGCCTGGCCCGCTTCCGTCTGCCCGCGTAA
- a CDS encoding chemotaxis protein CheW, translated as MAFSQVWVLRLGPILLGLEPKGLKEVLDIARLTPVPLTPPFLRGLMAHQGQVVPVFDLASFLKTAPAAANLAALVAFEGQVLAFSIDEVVGLVSNPAVRPGQAEPPFFSHVLEEGGRTILLLDIPALFAHLAQAMAPRTAIAN; from the coding sequence ATGGCTTTCTCCCAGGTCTGGGTGCTGCGCTTGGGCCCCATCCTGCTGGGCCTTGAGCCCAAGGGCCTCAAGGAGGTGTTGGATATCGCCCGCCTGACCCCTGTGCCCCTGACCCCCCCCTTCCTGCGGGGGCTGATGGCCCACCAAGGACAGGTGGTGCCAGTCTTCGACCTGGCTTCCTTCCTAAAAACAGCGCCCGCCGCGGCCAACCTGGCCGCCCTGGTGGCCTTCGAGGGGCAGGTTCTGGCCTTCTCCATTGACGAGGTGGTGGGGCTGGTGAGCAACCCAGCGGTCCGACCGGGGCAGGCCGAGCCCCCCTTTTTCAGCCACGTGCTGGAAGAAGGGGGCCGAACGATACTGCTCCTCGACATCCCCGCCCTCTTCGCCCACCTCGCCCAGGCCATGGCCCCCAGAACGGCCATAGCAAATTAG
- a CDS encoding dolichyl-phosphate-mannose-protein mannosyltransferase, translated as MDLRELAQKAREAAENALKQAESKLNEVKAHLDKDQDGVPDALESILQQARQATEEAKARFEEFKASLDQDGDGIPDKLKHLSEQAQRAAEQAKAKAEELARALQERLQR; from the coding sequence ATGGACCTGAGGGAACTGGCGCAAAAAGCCCGGGAGGCAGCGGAAAACGCCCTGAAGCAAGCCGAAAGCAAGCTAAACGAGGTTAAGGCCCATCTGGACAAGGACCAAGACGGGGTGCCCGACGCCCTGGAGAGCATCCTTCAGCAGGCCCGTCAGGCCACTGAGGAGGCCAAGGCCCGCTTCGAGGAGTTCAAGGCCAGCCTGGACCAGGACGGCGACGGCATCCCCGACAAGCTCAAGCATCTGAGCGAGCAGGCCCAGCGGGCCGCCGAGCAGGCCAAAGCCAAGGCCGAGGAGCTGGCCCGGGCCCTACAGGAACGCCTGCAGCGCTAG